The genome window ACCTCTACCAAACAGTTGACTATCACGTTATAAAACGGTTCTCTTTAACTTAGGTATTTAACTGAATCCTCCGAACTCTTACTAGCCTAAGTATGAAAAGAACATTTAGCTCTTTGTAGGGTCTATGCCTAAGTTCCCGGCACCTTAGGTTAAGACAAACTCGAAAATAGATATCGATTAATTTCGAACCCGAACTCACACTTGTTGGACAAGGAAAACAAATATGGTAACACCAACCTTGCAGTTTCTGAAGTTGATCCGAGGAACATTTCTTGATATCGAGCTTGCAGTCTCCCCAAGTGTTCTTCGGATCAGCAGAGGATGGCACTAAAATGTGATCGATCTGCGATTAGGTAACATACGTCACATCGTAGAAACCTTCACGAGAGTAGTTTATAAGATAATATAGCTCATTAAAGTTACAACCTGCCATTGATCATATGCTGCATTGAGGATAAAAAGGGGTGTCTTCATTGTGGCCACCACGTTCTGTGGGAAAAAGCACTGCATGTATTCACGTAACCAAAGAGTAAGTTAGATGACTTGATGACTTCTGTATTCGTTCCAGAGTGAAAGTACACTTCCCACCTTGTTTGCTGGTAACCTCGACGTGCATGAAGATGGCAAATTATTTGCTGATCCCTTCAAAACCAGAAAGTACCACAGAATTATCATCACAAAAAGTTAGAGGGAGTCATCAATCAGGAGCATGGAAGGTCAGAGCATACATGAAGTTTAACAACATCACCATAAAAGGATTGGATCGAGTCTGCTCCAgaaatatccttcctgttcataGAAACCTAGTACTGGTTAACGTCAGAGCCAGAAGGAGATTCAGAGATCACAATCAAATTAACATATATTAGGTTAGACATCGATTCGATCCAAAAGTTTAAGCCAATTGAGTACAGACAAAACCTAGTATATGTAAACTTAGCGATAAACGACTATCCACTCAATCCATCTTTATTATCTTACACACATGAATATTTTTGGTTTAACTCTCTTTATctcgtatgtatatatgtgaataTTTGCAACAGTAGCCCGATGATGAGATTCGTGACGCGGACTAAAGATGTAGAACTTACGCATCAATGAAATAACCAGCATCGGAGAAGCATTTCACTGTTGCACTAGCTGGGAGAAGACTGCGGAAGTTGTCACAATGTAGTATGGTTGTCAATCCACCTGCCGAGCAGCCACCGAGAAGTGCCTGCGAGCATTCACCAATGCTAGAACAGAAACTTTGAGAGTGATAAGACTTGACCACTTGACATCTACATACCTTTTGTGCTTTGTTCATCCCCTTCGCCAATAGATCTTTCATTATAGCTCTCCAAACTCTGGCTCCTCTGAAGTGGAGACCTGTAGCCTAATCAAACGAAGATGTGAAAGACATGTTATCGATACAACGTTGCTTAGCAAGGAAATGAAACATATATCAGAAGAAGCATCGGATTAGGAGCTCACAGGATCTACTTTTTCTGTGTCCCCTGTAAATGAGGCACCATCACAGTACCGAATCTTGACCCGGTTCCAGTTATAGAAGTCTGCAAGCATTGCAAGAATCAAAGCAAAGAATAAGACAGCAAAAGCTccatattattattgttgttgttgtattcgATGGCATCATTAGAATGATACAATGAAAGTTAAATCTGACATGCATCAAGAAATTGTGTTAATAGTACATTGGTAGAGAAGGAAGATTAATCATACCAGGATTGCTTTGCTGAACGCCTCCTAACATGCCAGAGAAGGATTGAGGCGGCATATGATCAGAGGAACCTCTAAAAGTGTTTTTACGTGCTAAGCATTCTTCAACAGTGCTGCACCAACCTCCTCCCTGCAAAATGAGGAGGGAGGGATTTATTCGGACCAAGGATAGATTATTTCGAAACATGGATGTTCCAATGGATTTATAATATCCTTCGATATAGTATGGTATTGTAATACTCCCGTTACTCACACATGAAAGATGAACaaaattaagattaatttataagagtctgatgagtatattattattaacttttatttaaatattttaattaataatttaagataaaaaaattgataaaccaATTAACACACTAAGTCAACCGTTTATCGGTTCAACAGTTTGTCTTCACTGATTAGGGTAAATTGACTTTGCTCATCAATGTAAGGCCTGTATTGTCttgtactaatttttttttattttttacatatatttttaaaatttaatatattcCGATAATATCTATCAATATACTGATACAAACCGATATGATACATTAAggatatatgaaattgtgaatCTTGGTGTGCATTTCTCTTTTTTAGcaaatagaaacataattaaaaAAGAATACAAATCTTGTTACTTCATTTTCAGCAGTGAATGTGCAAAATCTACTTTCACTTTACATTTTTTTGTCTATCAAAGAAAAATTTTGCATCTACCGTGTAGTAAAACAATCTATCTATCTGTTGTTGCATGTAATATAGAAGACTAAGACTGGGAAACCTACAAGGAATTGAAGTTCTACAAGTTCTAAAgataaatcatgatctaaaaggCATTCCAATCACCATTTCTACTGCCAAAGCTCACGCTTCAGTTCTAGATGTTGAAATCAGGTTTGACAGGCATCCTATGTTGACACAAATCATATATGCATACAACATATAACCAACAATTAATCGAAAACGTACCAATCATAATGTTTACGTACTACATCAAGAAAATAAACTGACCTCGACGAAAACCAACCAGTTATTTGCACCAGAGCCAGAACCAGGGGCGAGATTATATGCTGGAGCACTT of Musa acuminata AAA Group cultivar baxijiao chromosome BXJ1-7, Cavendish_Baxijiao_AAA, whole genome shotgun sequence contains these proteins:
- the LOC135679876 gene encoding pectin acetylesterase 7-like, with the protein product MSTAEISSSSPSYKCSQLIAKRFVRSASPLNFRMVGVKSGTWVCPLICLLYLLAFLQVEGDNVPMTVLKGAVAEGAVCLDGSAPAYNLAPGSGSGANNWLVFVEGGGWCSTVEECLARKNTFRGSSDHMPPQSFSGMLGGVQQSNPDFYNWNRVKIRYCDGASFTGDTEKVDPATGLHFRGARVWRAIMKDLLAKGMNKAQKALLGGCSAGGLTTILHCDNFRSLLPASATVKCFSDAGYFIDAKDISGADSIQSFYGDVVKLHGSANNLPSSCTSRLPANKCFFPQNVVATMKTPLFILNAAYDQWQIDHILVPSSADPKNTWGDCKLDIKKCSSDQLQKLQGFRTTFLNALPGAGSSSTGLFILSCHTHCLSGDADIWYSDDSPKIDNTPIGKAVGDWYFGRSSAVRKIDCPYPCNSSCRKVAAGSMED